A part of Immundisolibacter sp. genomic DNA contains:
- the lolB gene encoding lipoprotein insertase outer membrane protein LolB: MMRWAALLLAVTLAGCAGRGPSVPTGPATLWPDRMAALDLLDTWGLQGRLALKSPRESASGSVRWWQASDGFDLRVHGALGRGALRLTENIGGARLERSELPPIEAANANVLLADALPDTPLPMASLRYWVLGRPAPGEVQTRQLDADNRLALLRQDGWEIRYLEYQSVPPWVLPSKLRANRGDFELRLAIKRWMPGEHAP, encoded by the coding sequence ATGATGCGCTGGGCAGCGTTGCTGCTGGCGGTCACCCTGGCCGGCTGTGCCGGTCGCGGGCCCAGCGTGCCCACCGGGCCGGCCACGCTGTGGCCCGATCGCATGGCGGCTTTGGACCTGCTCGATACCTGGGGCCTGCAGGGCAGGCTGGCGCTCAAGAGTCCGCGCGAGTCCGCCAGCGGCAGCGTGCGCTGGTGGCAGGCCAGCGACGGCTTTGATCTGCGCGTGCATGGCGCACTGGGTCGCGGCGCGCTGCGCCTGACCGAGAACATCGGCGGCGCCCGGCTGGAGCGCTCGGAATTGCCGCCGATAGAAGCCGCTAACGCCAACGTCCTGCTTGCCGACGCCCTCCCGGACACGCCCTTGCCCATGGCCAGCCTGCGTTACTGGGTACTTGGCCGGCCAGCACCGGGCGAGGTGCAGACCCGGCAACTTGACGCCGACAACCGGCTTGCCCTGTTGCGCCAGGACGGCTGGGAGATTCGCTACCTGGAGTATCAATCGGTGCCGCCGTGGGTGCTGCCAAGCAAGCTGAGGGCGAACCGGGGTGACTTTGAGCTGCGGCTGGCCATCAAGCGCT